The following are from one region of the Corylus avellana chromosome ca1, CavTom2PMs-1.0 genome:
- the LOC132180460 gene encoding DExH-box ATP-dependent RNA helicase DExH9, giving the protein MDALTGSSKRRSAEDPPGDTLLPQKRHQRDNDSPLALGEELLACLHDVSHPEGYVAPPPRSPSSSAPPPPAKVFEFTLDPFQSEAIKCLESGESVMVSAHTSAGKTVVALYAIAMSLQNKQRVIYTSPIKALSNQKYREFKEEFSDVGLMTGDVTIEPNASCLVMTTEIWRSMQYKGSEITREVAWIIFDEVHYMRDRERGVVWEESIVMAPKNSRFVFLSATVPNAKEFADWVAKVHQQPCHIVYTDYRPTPLQHYIFPSGGDGLYLVVDEKGKFREDSFQKALNALVPASEGDKKKENGKWQKGLPLGRVGEDSDIFKMVKMIIQRQYDPVILFSFSKRECEFLAMQMAKLDLNGDDEKANIETIFWSAMDILSDDDKKLPQVSNILPLLKRGVGVHHSGLLPILKEVIEILFQEGLIKCLFATETFSIGLNMPAKTVVFSNVRKFDGDKFRWISSGEYIQMSGRAGRRGIDKRGICILMVDEKLEPSTAKMMLKGNADCLNSAFHLSYNMILNQMRCEDGDPENLLRNSFYQFQADRAIPSFEKQIKDLEEERGSIIIEEEDSLKNYYDLLQQYKSLKKDVRDIVFSPKYCLPFLQAGRLVCIQCTRTEEVSPSFSIEDQVTWGVIVNFQRVKSVSEDDSSRKPEDADYTVDVLTRCIVGKDGIAKKTIKIVQLKEPGEPLVVSIPISQIINLSSNRMVIPKDLLPLEIRENTLKKVSEGLSRFPEKGSHLLNPEEDFKIQSNSYKKAARRIEALESLFDKHEVAKSPLIEQKLKAFHMKQQLTAKIKLLKKTIRSSTTLAFKDEFKARKRVLRRLGYVTNDDVVELKGRVACEISSADELTLTELMFNGVLKEITVEQMVSLLSCFVWQEKLQNATKPREELDLLFAQLQDTARKVAKVQLECKVQIDVENFVNSFRPDIMEAVYAWAKGSKFYEIMEITQVFEGSLIRAIRRLEEVLQQLIQAAQSIGETELESKFEEAVSKIKRDIVFAASLYL; this is encoded by the exons ATGGACGCTCTTACGGGATCCTCGAAGAGGAGGTCGGCAGAGGACCCGCCTGGAGACACTCTTCTTCCGCAGAAACGGCACCAGAGAGATAACGATTCGCCGCTCGCCCTTGGCGAAGAGCTTCTGGCCTGCTTGCACGACGTGTCGCACCCGGAGGGCTATGTTGCTCCTCCTCCTCGCTCTCCCTCCTCTTCTGCGCCGCCGCCGCCTGCCAAAGTCTTCGAATTCACCCTCGACCCTTTCCAGTCCGAAGCCATCAAGTGCCTCGAAAGCGGCGAGTCCGTCATG GTGTCGGCCCATACTTCAGCTGGGAAAACTGTTGTGGCATTGTATGCTATTGCTATGTCATTGCAAAATAAGCAACGGGTCATATACACTTCTCCAATCAAAGCGCTCAGCAACCAAAAATATAGGGAGTTCAAAGAAGAGTTTTCAGATGTTGGCTTGATGACCGGTGATGTGACTATTGAGCCCAATGCTTCTTGCTTG GTGATGACTACAGAAATATGGCGTAGTATGCAGTACAAAGGATCAGAGATTACACGGGAGGTCGCTTGGATTATTTTTGATGAGGTGCATTACATGCGTGACCGGGAAAGAGGTGTAGTGTGGGAAGAGAGCATTGTTATGGCACCAAAAAACTCTAGATTCGTATTCCTCTCAGCAACCGTGCCTAATGCAAAGGAATTTGCTGATTGGGTTGCAAAG GTTCACCAGCAACCCTGTCACATTGTTTATACTGATTATAGGCCAACACCACTTCAGCATTATATTTTCCCTTCGGGAGGTGATGGTCTATACTTGGTAGTggatgaaaaaggaaaatttcgCGAGGATAGTTTTCAGAAAGCTTTAAATGCACTTGTTCCTGCTAGTGAGGGTGACAAGAAAAAGGAGAATGGGAAGTGGCAAAAGGGTTTGCCTTTGGGCAGAGTTGGTGAAGATAGCGACATCTTCAAGATGGTAAAAATGATCATTCAGCGTCAATATGATCCTGTCATACTTTTCAGCTTTAGCAAAAGGGAATGTGAATTTCTTGCGATGCAG ATGGCAAAATTGGATCTGAATGGGGATGATGAGAAAGCAAACATAGAAACTATCTTCTGGAGTGCTATGGATATTCTTTCAGATGATGATAAGAAGTTACCTCAG gTTTCAAATATTTTACCTCTCTTGAAACGTGGAGTAGGCGTGCATCATTCTGGCTTGCTTCCCATTTTGAAGGAAGTTATTGAGATACTATTTCAAGAAGGACTAATTAAG TGTTTGTTTGCCACAGAGACCTTCAGCATAGGCTTGAATATGCCTGCGAAAACTGTGGTATTTTCAAATGTCCGTAAATTTGATGGGGATAAGTTCAGATGGATATCGAGTGGAGAGTATATACAGATGAGTGGGCGTGCTGGTCGTCGAGGTATTGATAAACGTGGAATATGCATCCTTATGGTAGATGAGAAACTGGAACCTTCTACTGCTAAAATGATGCTTAAAGGAAATGCTGATTGTTTGAACAG TGCCTTCCATTTAAGTTACAACATGATTTTGAATCAAATGCGCTGTGAAGATGGCGATCCTGAGAATTTGCTCCGTAATTCATTCTATCAGTTCCAAGCCGACCGTGCCATTCCTAGTTTTGAG AAACAAATAAAGGATCTTGAAGAAGAGAGGGGTTCAATTataattgaagaagaagatagttTGAAGAATTATTATGATCTGCTACAGCAGTACAAGAGCTTGAAGAAGGATGTTCGTGATATTGTATTTTCTCCAAAGTACTGCTTACCTTTCCTTCAGGCTGGAAGGCTTGTGTGTATTCAATGCACTCGGACAGAAGAAGTTTCCCCATCTTTCTCTATCGAGGACCAGGTCACATGGGGAGTGATAGTAAATTTTCAAAGAGTGAAAAGTGTATCTGAAG ATGATTCAAGTAGAAAGCCTGAAGACGCAGACTACACAGTGGATGTTCTTACAAGGTGCATAGTGGGCAAGGATGGAATTGCCAAGAAAACCATTAAGATTGTTCAATTGAAAGAGCCTGGAGAACCTCTTGTTGTTTCTATCCCCATCTCTCAG ATCATTAATTTAAGTAGTAATCGGATGGTCATACCAAAGGATCTTTTGCCTTTGGAAATTCGAGAAAACACATTGAAGAAGGTTTCTGAAGGACTTTCTAGATTTCCTGAAAAAGGGTCACACCTTCTAAATCCAGAAGAAGATTTCAAG ATCCAAAGTAACTCATACAAAAAAGCAGCTCGTAGAATAGAGGCTCTAGAGAGCCTTTTTGACAAGCATGAAGTTGCTAAATCTCCCCTTATTGAGCAAAAGCTCAAAGCTTTTCATATGAAGCAACAATTGACAGCCAAGATCAAGTTGCTTAAGAAGACAATACGATCTTCCACTACGTTGGCTTTTAAAGATGAATTCAAGGCAAGAAAAAGGGTTCTTCGGAGGCTAGG ATATGTCACAAATGATGATGTTGTGGAGCTGAAGGGGAGAGTTGCTTGTGAAATCAGTAGTGCAGATGAGTTGACCCTAACAGAGCTAATGTTCAATGGGGTTTTAAAGGAGATAACGGTGGAACAGATGGTTTCTCTCCTTTCTTGTTTTGTCTGGCAGGAGAAACTTCAAAATGCTACGAAGCCTAGGGAAGAACTTGACTTGCTCTTTGCACAACTACAAGATACAGCTCGAAAGGTCGCCAAAGTTCAGCTTGAGTGCAAG GTCCAAATTGATGTTGAGAACTTTGTGAATTCATTCCGGCCTGATATCATGGAAGCTGTGTATGCTTGGGCAAAAGGATCGAAATTCTATGAGATAATGGAAATCACACAAGTTTTTGAGGGCAGCTTGATCAGGGCAATTCGTAGACTGGAGGAAGTTCTTCAGCAGCTCATACAAGCAGCCCAATCTATTGGGGAAACAGAGCTTGAGTCAAAATTTGAAGAGGCTGTTTCCAAGATCAAGCGAGATATTGTGTTTGCAGCGTCTCTGTACTTGTAG